Proteins encoded within one genomic window of Acidimicrobiales bacterium:
- a CDS encoding 2-oxoacid:acceptor oxidoreductase subunit alpha yields MADTAHRPGETKTLDRVVIRFAGDSGDGMQLTGDRFTSASALFGNDLSTLPDFPAEIRAPAGTLAGVSAFQVHISDHDITTPGDAPDVLVAMNPAALRAELGTLRPLGTVILNIDTFDERNLKKAGYTSNPLEDDTLAGHTVYEVPMTSLTLEAVKDLGVKSRDADRSKNFFALGLISWMYTRPLEPTLEWVKEKFAKNALVADANIAALKAGHAFGETAELFDHPFEVQPAELPSGTYTNITGNIALAWGLVAAGQQAGLPIYLGSYPITPASDILHELSKHKRFGIRTFQAEDEIAGIGAALGAAFGGHLGVTTTSGPGLSLKAETMGLAVSLELPLLIIDIQRGGPSTGLPTKTEAADLLQALHGRHGESPMPVVAAYSPSHCFHAALEAARIAITYRTPVILLSDGYLANGAEPWRLPDVAELPTIDPAFATAPNHTGPEGEDEFWPYLRDPDTLARAWATPGTPGLMHRIGGLEKADGTGNISYDPANHERMVHLRAAKIAGIDVPPVEVEGDPDADLLVLGWGSTWGAISTAVNRAREAGHRVARAHLTHLNPLPANLGEVLAGRRRILVPEMNLGQLTMLVRARYLVDAEVLSKVAGQPFTGAEVEARIMDILEELRG; encoded by the coding sequence GTGGCCGACACCGCACATCGCCCGGGAGAGACCAAGACGCTCGACCGGGTGGTCATCCGCTTCGCCGGGGATTCCGGCGACGGGATGCAGCTCACGGGCGACCGCTTCACCAGCGCCAGCGCCCTGTTCGGCAACGACCTCTCGACCCTGCCCGACTTCCCGGCCGAGATCCGGGCGCCAGCGGGCACCCTCGCCGGGGTCTCGGCGTTCCAGGTCCACATCTCCGACCACGACATCACCACGCCGGGCGACGCCCCGGACGTCCTGGTGGCGATGAACCCCGCCGCCCTGCGCGCCGAGCTGGGCACGTTGCGCCCCCTCGGGACGGTGATCCTCAACATCGACACCTTCGACGAGCGCAACCTCAAGAAGGCCGGGTACACGTCGAACCCCCTGGAGGACGACACCCTCGCCGGCCACACGGTCTACGAGGTGCCGATGACCAGCCTCACCCTGGAGGCGGTCAAGGACCTCGGGGTGAAGTCCCGCGACGCCGACCGGTCGAAGAACTTCTTCGCCCTCGGCCTCATCAGCTGGATGTACACCCGGCCCCTCGAACCCACGCTGGAGTGGGTGAAGGAGAAGTTCGCCAAGAACGCCCTGGTGGCCGACGCCAACATCGCCGCCCTCAAGGCGGGCCACGCCTTCGGGGAGACCGCCGAGCTGTTCGACCACCCCTTCGAGGTGCAGCCGGCCGAGCTGCCGTCGGGGACCTACACGAACATCACCGGCAACATCGCCCTGGCCTGGGGCCTCGTGGCAGCCGGTCAACAGGCCGGGTTGCCCATCTACCTCGGGTCGTACCCGATCACGCCGGCGTCCGACATCCTCCACGAGCTCTCGAAGCACAAGCGCTTCGGCATCCGCACCTTCCAGGCCGAGGACGAGATCGCCGGCATCGGCGCCGCCCTCGGTGCCGCCTTCGGCGGGCACTTGGGCGTGACCACCACCAGCGGTCCCGGGCTGTCGCTGAAGGCCGAGACCATGGGCCTGGCGGTGAGCCTCGAGCTGCCGCTCCTCATCATCGACATCCAGCGCGGCGGGCCCTCGACCGGGCTGCCGACCAAGACCGAGGCCGCCGACCTCCTCCAGGCCCTCCACGGCCGCCACGGCGAGTCGCCCATGCCGGTGGTGGCGGCGTACAGCCCCTCGCACTGCTTCCACGCCGCCCTCGAGGCTGCCCGCATCGCCATCACCTACCGCACGCCCGTGATCCTCCTCTCCGACGGCTACCTGGCCAACGGGGCCGAGCCCTGGCGGTTGCCCGACGTCGCGGAGCTGCCGACCATCGACCCGGCCTTCGCCACCGCTCCCAACCACACCGGCCCCGAGGGTGAGGACGAGTTCTGGCCCTACCTCCGCGACCCGGACACCCTCGCCCGGGCCTGGGCGACCCCGGGCACGCCCGGCCTGATGCACCGCATCGGCGGTCTGGAGAAGGCCGACGGCACCGGCAACATCTCCTACGACCCGGCCAACCACGAGCGCATGGTCCACCTGCGGGCGGCCAAGATCGCGGGCATCGACGTGCCCCCCGTCGAGGTCGAGGGCGACCCCGACGCCGACCTCCTCGTCCTCGGGTGGGGCTCCACCTGGGGGGCGATCAGCACCGCCGTCAACCGGGCGCGGGAGGCGGGTCACCGCGTGGCCCGGGCCCACCTCACCCACCTCAACCCCCTACCGGCGAACCTGGGCGAGGTCCTCGCCGGCCGGCGGAGGATCCTGGTGCCGGAGATGAACCTCGGCCAGCTCACGATGCTGGTCCGTGCCCGCTACCTCGTCGATGCCGAGGTGCTCTCGAAGGTGGCCGGCCAGCCCTTCACCGGGGCCGAGGTCGAGGCCCGCATCATGGACATCCTGGAGGAGCTCCGTGGCTGA